The genomic window AAATAAGCATTAGCCCCAAGATCAATCCCTCTTTCCTTATCCTCTTTCGAACCCTTTGAAGTACAAAGAATCACAGGCAAGTGTTTGAAAGCCTCTATTCTTCTCAGTATTTCTGTCAAAGTAAACCCGTCCATCACAGGCATTTCAACATCGGTTAGTAATAAGTCGATTTCATTTGTTTTTAAACGCTCAAACGCCTCAGATCCATTTACCGCAGTAATCACCTTATAACCAGAGGCTTCCAATGTATTTTTTAAAAGAAGCCTTGTGGTAATCGAATCCTCTGCAAGCAGGATCGTTTTAGGAGCTGCCAAGTCATTTGGGTCTTGTTGAAAGAGAGAGCTTGCATTGGTTTTACTAGCTGATTGAATAAGATCTAGAGGATTAAGAATGGGCACTATAGTACCGTTTTCAAAAATCGTCGCGGCCATAATATTTTTAATTCTTTTACAAGGGTTGCTTAAAGGTTTCACAAGAACTTCTTCTTCTCCAAAAATGCCATCGACACCGAGTACAATGACTTTATCAAAAGCATTTAATATCAAACCATAAATAAGCTCTGTCCCTTTCTTTTTATCTTCTTCTACATTAAGAAGTTGAGATAAATGAACATAAGATAGGGGTGTTTCATCGACTATTAGGGTTTCGCAATTTTCAGCCTTTCTAAAGTCTTGGTACTTTAGACGTAAGACTCTTTTAACATTATGGGTCGGAACAATATAGGAACGGTTTGAAACCGTGATATGAATTCCTCTAAAAGTGGCAAGAGTTAAGGGAAGAGTGATGATCAAAGTTGTCCCTTTTGATAAATGGGTGTCGATATCGAGATGGCCCCCTAATTTGTCAATTTTTTCCAAAACAATTTTTAATCCAAGCCCGCGGCCTGATAGGTCTGTTACTTTTTCGCTTGTTGAAAGTCCGGACTCAAAAACTAAAGCTAAAGCATCTTTTGGAGACAAGCTATTCGCTTCTTCAAGGGAAATAATGTTTAGATCGAGTGCTGCTTTCTTTAGTTTTTCAATATTTATTCCGACCCCATCATCTGAGATCTTAAGCTCTACCTTATTGCCTTCCCTCTCAGAGGCGATGATCTGAATCGTTCCGAAAGAAGGTTTGCCTTCCGCTTTACGAGCTTCCGGCAATTCAATGCCATGATC from Criblamydia sequanensis CRIB-18 includes these protein-coding regions:
- a CDS encoding hybrid sensor histidine kinase/response regulator, translating into MDVKDKEFQERLLSIFQEEASDHLKAISDGLLKLESDLKPNERDSLIEHIFREAHSLKGAARSVDLHSITEICQSLENVLSAWKQKKIDQSKTLFDVLYDTLDCIQKVLNQNTDPSDSKSLIKNLESLSENKTISFERKSSSISQDKAPLVSPITSLKTSKAEEKTIRISISKLDRLFQEGEELLILKLISGQQLIDFKQLSSSLSKSEEEIASIIQGLSHSKDDETLKILPLLEKYFEKIRQCQNKIKNLIQNSQYNDHFASAMIDTHLDDLKKILMQPISTVFDPIPRMVRDIASQLGKEIRLECRDNEIEIDRRILDEIKDPIIHIIRNAIDHGIELPEARKAEGKPSFGTIQIIASEREGNKVELKISDDGVGINIEKLKKAALDLNIISLEEANSLSPKDALALVFESGLSTSEKVTDLSGRGLGLKIVLEKIDKLGGHLDIDTHLSKGTTLIITLPLTLATFRGIHITVSNRSYIVPTHNVKRVLRLKYQDFRKAENCETLIVDETPLSYVHLSQLLNVEEDKKKGTELIYGLILNAFDKVIVLGVDGIFGEEEVLVKPLSNPCKRIKNIMAATIFENGTIVPILNPLDLIQSASKTNASSLFQQDPNDLAAPKTILLAEDSITTRLLLKNTLEASGYKVITAVNGSEAFERLKTNEIDLLLTDVEMPVMDGFTLTEILRRIEAFKHLPVILCTSKGSKEDKERGIDLGANAYLDKSSFSQELLLSTLRKFL